In one Magallana gigas chromosome 9, xbMagGiga1.1, whole genome shotgun sequence genomic region, the following are encoded:
- the LOC105330774 gene encoding complement C1q-like protein 2 isoform X1: MFREAVFGLILAFLVTCIILQEKRFEELDSAHSHLWNRIEELTQANQNLSNIVHERKFKELESSHTHLLEAVANLTLANTNLSKIVQERKFKELELSHTHLLETVANLTLANTNLSKIVQDSSKKVAFTAGTSGAGNIGTGSIIAFPVVINNEGGGYNPGTGVFTAPTSGQYVFFVSAQGYGSNTLYVSIVHNGGAKVMTMSDGGRGKDFYDSGTNLAALNLQQGDTVWAKCQSGSSYYSEGIPITTFSGFLI, from the exons ATGTTTCGAGAAGCTGTGTTTGGATTGATTTTAGCATTTCTAGTCACCTGCATTATTCTGCAAGAGAAGCGATTCGAGGAATTGGATTCAGCACACAGCCATTTGTGGAATAGAATAGAAGAACTGACGCAGGCTAACCAGAATTTGTCAAATATTGTTCATG agAGGAAATTCAAGGAACTGGAATCATCCCATACACATTTACTGGAAGCGGTTGCAAACCTTACACTTGCAAATACGAatttgtcaaaaatagttcAGG agAGGAAATTCAAGGAACTGGAATTATCCCACACACATTTACTGGAAACGGTTGCAAACCTTACACTAGCAAATACGAatttgtcaaaaatagttcAGG ACTCTTCGAAGAAAGTAGCCTTCACAGCCGGAACATCCGGTGCAGGGAATATCGGGACCGGAAGTATAATAGCTTTTCCGGTTGTGATAAACAATGAAGGCGGTGGATACAATCCGGGTACCGGGGTATTTACCGCCCCCACATCCGGTCAATACGTCTTCTTTGTAAGTGCACAGGGCTATGGAAGCAATACACTGTACGTCAGCATCGTTCACAATGGCGGAGCAAAGGTCATGACTATGTCGGACGGAGGGCGGGGGAAAGATTTCTACGACTCCGGGACGAACTTGGCGGCTCTGAATTTACAGCAGGGGGACACAGTGTGGGCCAAGTGCCAAAGTGGGTCGTCTTACTACAGCGAGGGAATTCCTATTACaacattttctggttttctCATATGA
- the LOC105330774 gene encoding caprin-2-like isoform X2, translating into MFREAVFGLILAFLVTCIILQEKRFEELDSAHSHLWNRIEELTQANQNLSNIVHERKFKELELSHTHLLETVANLTLANTNLSKIVQDSSKKVAFTAGTSGAGNIGTGSIIAFPVVINNEGGGYNPGTGVFTAPTSGQYVFFVSAQGYGSNTLYVSIVHNGGAKVMTMSDGGRGKDFYDSGTNLAALNLQQGDTVWAKCQSGSSYYSEGIPITTFSGFLI; encoded by the exons ATGTTTCGAGAAGCTGTGTTTGGATTGATTTTAGCATTTCTAGTCACCTGCATTATTCTGCAAGAGAAGCGATTCGAGGAATTGGATTCAGCACACAGCCATTTGTGGAATAGAATAGAAGAACTGACGCAGGCTAACCAGAATTTGTCAAATATTGTTCATG agAGGAAATTCAAGGAACTGGAATTATCCCACACACATTTACTGGAAACGGTTGCAAACCTTACACTAGCAAATACGAatttgtcaaaaatagttcAGG ACTCTTCGAAGAAAGTAGCCTTCACAGCCGGAACATCCGGTGCAGGGAATATCGGGACCGGAAGTATAATAGCTTTTCCGGTTGTGATAAACAATGAAGGCGGTGGATACAATCCGGGTACCGGGGTATTTACCGCCCCCACATCCGGTCAATACGTCTTCTTTGTAAGTGCACAGGGCTATGGAAGCAATACACTGTACGTCAGCATCGTTCACAATGGCGGAGCAAAGGTCATGACTATGTCGGACGGAGGGCGGGGGAAAGATTTCTACGACTCCGGGACGAACTTGGCGGCTCTGAATTTACAGCAGGGGGACACAGTGTGGGCCAAGTGCCAAAGTGGGTCGTCTTACTACAGCGAGGGAATTCCTATTACaacattttctggttttctCATATGA
- the LOC105330777 gene encoding complement C1q tumor necrosis factor-related protein 3-like → MLQGVILACLVACIILQEKRFEELESEHSHLWNKVEDLTQNGSLNKVAFTAGTSGAGNIGTGSTIVFPVVINNEGGGYNPDTGVFTAPRSGQYVFFVSAQGYGSDTLYVSIVHNGGAKVMTMSDGGRGKDFYDSGTNLAALNLQQGDTVWAKCHSGSSFYSEGIPITTFSGFLI, encoded by the exons ATGTTGCAAGGAGTGATTCTTGCATGCCTAGTCGCCTGCATTATTCTGCAAGAGAAGCGATTCGAGGAATTAGAATCAGAACACAGCCATTTATGGAATAAAGTAGAAGACCTGACCCAGAATG GCTCTTTGAATAAAGTGGCCTTCACAGCCGGAACATCTGGTGCAGGGAATATCGGGACCGGAAGTACAATAGTGTTTCCGGTGGTGATAAACAACGAAGGCGGTGGATACAATCCGGATACCGGGGTATTTACCGCCCCCAGATCCGGCCAGTACGTCTTCTTTGTAAGTGCACAGGGCTATGGAAGCGACACACTGTACGTGAGTATCGTCCACAATGGCGGTGCAAAGGTCATGACTATGTCGGACGGAGGGCGGGGGAAAGATTTCTACGACTCCGGGACGAACTTGGCGGCTCTGAATTTACAGCAGGGGGATACAGTGTGGGCCAAGTGCCACAGTGGGTCGTCATTCTACAGCGAGGGAATTCCTATTACAACGTTTTCTGGTTTTCTCAtatga
- the LOC136271944 gene encoding uncharacterized protein, translating to MKFQDAVYCFILLLLHVCNIGETVGLMVHGNTGNLTDNIHGFPGQNIDLVDMMQMLLNQTAELDIMKQQTAAEIENLKQKTAEIENLKQQTASDRTTIQSLQNRVFFLEAELNKLNVSKLPSIQEFSTYLSSMNQLTHNMATNEANDRNLTQRLDVAVKSLDDLKVQVRYTSLSLLDIRQSMTDELNGTLQAIQLVEDRVTEHIKNMSKKIGFTASISSGSSTWNSGTLVFPAVITNVGNGYNPSTGVFTAPIAGEYVFFVNVQAAGTNTIYLNVVLNGVVKVRTYAYGGSYVYNNAGPNLAVLTLQKEDRVWIQHYSGQGYHSDSGHITTFSGFLLQN from the exons ATGAAATTTCAAGATGCTGTTTACTGTTTTATTTTGCTccttctacatgtatgtaacataGGAGAAACGGTAGGATTGATGGTACACGGGAACACAGGGAACTTAACCGACAATATTCACGGGTTTCCTGGACAAAATATCGACCTAGTGGACATGATGCAAATGCTTCTGAACCAGACTGCGGAACTGGACATTATGAAACAACAAACGGCGGCAGAGATAGaaaacttaaaacaaaagaCTGCAGAGATAGAAAACCTGAAACAACAGACTGCAAGTGACCGAACCACCATACAGTCACTTCAAAATCGAGTGTTCTTCCTGGAAGCAGAACTTAACAAACTGAACGTATCCAAACTCCCCTCTATCCAGGAGTTCTCCACGTATCTGAGTAGCATGAACCAATTAACTCATAATATGGCGACAAATGAGGCGAATGATAGAAACCTGACACAGAGGTTAGACGTTGCGGTTAAAAGTCTAGATGACCTTAAAGTCCAGGTTAGATACACAAGCCTGTCATTGTTGGATATTAGACAATCTATGACAGACGAACTGAATGGTACCTTACAGGCAATTCAACTGGTTGAGGATAGAGTAACCGAACACATTAAAA ATATGTCTAAAAAAATAGGATTTACAGCATCGATTTCGTCTGGTAGTTCTACCTGGAACAGCGGTACTCTGGTATTTCCTGCGGTGATCACAAACGTCGGGAATGGATACAACCCAAGTACCGGCGTATTTACCGCACCCATAGCGGGGGAATATGTCTTCTTTGTCAATGTGCAGGCTGCCGGTACTAATACCATTTATCTAAACGTCGTGCTGAATGGAGTAGTTAAAGTCAGAACATATGCGTATGGTGGTTCTTACGTCTATAACAACGCAGGTCCAAACCTGGCAGTGTTAACTTTACAAAAAGAGGACAGAGTGTGGATACAACATTACTCTGGTCAAGGTTATCATAGTGACAGCGGTCATATAACCACCTTTTCAGGGTTTCTTCTccagaattaa